One Rhizoctonia solani chromosome 1, complete sequence DNA window includes the following coding sequences:
- a CDS encoding P-loop containing nucleoside triphosphate hydrolase protein gives MSSIDALATAINEFEGGVVIVSHDFRLISQVARELWEVKDKKIRNLTKEDIDIKAYKAMLVKDSMAAIEKAKLFSKTATGGKVA, from the exons ATGAGTTCGATTGATGCTCTCGCCACTGCGATTAACGAGTTTGAGGGTGGCGTTGTTATCGTCTCGCACGACTTCC GTCTCATCTCACAGGTCGCACGCGAGCTATGGGAAGTTAAAGATAAAAAGATTCGGAACTTAACCAAGGAAGACATCGATATCAAGGCATACAAGGCGATGCTTGTCAAAGACA GTATGGCTGCAATTGAGAAAGCCAAATTATTCAGCAAAACCGCGACCGGAGGCAAAGTCGCTTAA
- a CDS encoding hAT family dimerization protein, translating to MAPTSWTWTYFCQGKRRYQKNKTNYEAYCRGCVMHWTENLEEADQQAVAEGESVLLVRDKGEFIRPPMCGRPSTFRAHIRKCPYVAAEAKQKLAEEDSARNPPNEPNGLGPDLGVPSALLPAVDSSHTSASFLPPDHGIQIRAPLNLTPAETEIFQAKILRLFIANNIALRAIDSVETWLFFNQYFPGAPLPTRQALAGRILKEAVRKSEENMVKAVYGKMATGLSDGWKDKRKRALLAYMANVNATAYTVGIKDISALPKTAENHLKVVKEAIKQCKEDLGMNIVGWVSDAGGDSRGMRICLGKEHPELLLFDCWAHQIQLVVGDVLKLKNDLVAAGDDAQEIAKWFILHSQALGLLHDEQVKATGRSRMYTVPNLTRWTSHYITAQGLLDDRGPLQATVALHRDRLMQIGSRDPERTKRVLAAVEQPEFWRRLGELTSYLRPLAIALNIAQAADTRLYHILVTLGRLYQLFDDPNIDPEVRIRVLASLELRWRKSDQDAFILAIFFHPYIRCRLFSPNSPDFCANALYTVVQRVFERVFQKASEWCDLTWNYYRARILISTQFGQHFPAPERSTRVVTSLPIIQSYGEYSYEAPNRFNFKRVHDIATVAMDIDAQHQAAGLTRSERGDISTIPNNDSIDSGDEEEEEPGEQNLTTLATQFNQRLTRTAMGTRSSPYPLPFRAKLTLALLRVSTRARGVLEVWSV from the exons ATGGCACCAACAAGCTGGACCTGGACCTACTTCTGTCAAGGCAAGAGACGCTACCAGAAGAACAAGACAAACTACGAAGCATACTGTCGAGGATGTGTAATGCACTGGACGGAGAATCTGGAGGAAGCTGACCAACAAGCGGTGGCGGAAGGAGAGAGTGTTCTGTTAGTCCGAGACAAGGGTGAATTTATAAGGCCG CCAATGTGTGGCCGCCCTTCAACATTTCGAGCCCATATTCGAAAATGTCCCTATGTGGCTGCAGAGGCCAAACAGAAACTTGCTGAGGAAGATTCTGCTAGGAACCCACCCAATGAGCCAAACGGTTTGGGTCCTGATTTGGGTGTACCATCAGCCCTGCTGCCTGCTGTTGACTCGTCTCACACCTCAGCTTCCTTCCTGCCACCAGACCATGGCATCCAGATTCGTGCTCCTCTTAACCTCACTCCTGCCGAGACTGAAATCTTTCAAGCCAAAATCCTCCGCCTCTTTATTGCCAATAATATTGCCCTTCGTGCTATTGACTCAGTTGAAACTTGGCTTTTTTTCAACCAATATTTCCCTGGTGCCCCTTTGCCTACTCGACAAGCCCTTGCTGGACGAATTCTCAAGGAGGCGGTTCGGAAGTCGGAGGAGAATATGGTCAAGGCTGTGTATGGTAAAATGGCTACGGGGTTGAGCGATGGGTGGAAGGACAAACGGAAACGTGCGCTATTGGCATATATGGCTAATGTCAATGCTACG GCTTATACTGTTGGCATCAAGGATATTTCGGCACTCCCCAAGACCGCTGAGAATCACCTCAAAGTTGTGAAGGAGGCAATCAAACAATGCAAGGAAGATCTGGGTATGAATATTGTTGGATGGGTGTCTGATGCTGGAGGCGATTCGCGTGGTATGAGGATTTGTCTGGGAAAAGAGCATCCAGAACTGCTTCTATTTGATTGTTGGGCTCATCAG ATTCAGTTGGTTGTTGGCGATGTCCTCAAGCTCAAGAATGATCTTGTTGCTGCAGGCGACGATGCACAAGAGATTGCGAAATGGTTTATATTGCATAGCCAAGCACTCGGGCTTCTCCACGACGAACAGGTGAAGGCAACCGGTCGATCTCGCATGTATACGGTCCCAAACCTCACTCGTTGGACAAGCCACTACATTACTGCACAAGGACTTCTCGACGACCGCGGTCCGTTGCAAGCAACTGTTGCTTTGCACCGTGATCGACTGATGCAGATTGGATCACGGGATCCTGAGCGTACCAAACGTGTTCTTGCCGCTGTTGAACAACCCGAGTTCTGGAGGAGGCTTGGAGA ACTTACTTCATATCTTCGACCCCTGGCTATAGCGTTAAACATTGCTCAGGCTGCTGATACACGCCTCTATCATATTCTCGTCACTCTTGGCCGGTTGTATCAACTTTTCGACGACCCAAATATCGATCCCGAGGTTCGAATCCGCGTGCTTGCTAGTCTCGAGCTTCGGTGGCGAAAGTCAGATCAGGATGCTTTCATTTTGGCTATCTTCTTCCACCCATATATCCGGTGTCGTCTCTTCAGCCCAAACAGCCCCGATTTTTGCGCCAATGCGCTTTACACTGTTGTTCAACGAGTCTTCGAGCGTGTTTTTCAGAAAGCCTCGGAATGGTGCGATTTAACATGGAATTACTATAGGGCAAGGATATTAATCTCGACGCAATTTGGTCAACACTTCCCTGCCCCGGAACGGTCAACACGGGTCGTCACCAGCTTGC CGATTATTCAGTCGTATGGGGAATATTCATACGAAGCTCCGAACCGATTCAATTTCAAGCGCGTACACGACATTGCTACAGTCGCTATGGACATCGATGCTCAACACCAAGCCGCTGGTCTCACTCGGAGCGAACGAGGCGACATTTCG ACAATCCCTAACAATGATAGCATTGACTCGGgagacgaggaggaagaggagccAGGGGAGCAAAACCTAACTACCCTTGCCACGCAGTTCAACCAGCGCTTGACGAGGACAGCGATGGGGACGAGGAGCTCCCCGTACCCTCTGCCGTTTCGAGCCAAACTCACACTCGCCCTC TTGAGGGTGTCGACGAGGGCTCGGGGTGTTCTGGAAGTTTGGAGTGTCTAA
- a CDS encoding translation initiation factor SUI1 — translation MPKGHQSAPAPVKEEAPLPSGSEQVSQAIQPLNVLYCSDALQQKAEALSLEAQAKLDKKAADLEAKADVKAEADLKKKKAAKITIKRIERNKRKHVTSIHGLEAFGQQSFIHFAPIFLLETPSCIGFAINMAIGDVDLKKAAKLFAQKFATGSSVTKNPQGQDEIVVQGDVTDDIVEMIENQVGVLKGVPEDNVVCIEEKKKKSAE, via the exons ATGCCCAAAGGCCACCAAAGTGCCCCTGCCCCAGTAAAAGAAGAGGCTCCTCTACCTTCTGGCTCGGAACAGGTATCTCAGGCTATACAGCCATTAAACGTGTTATATTGTTCAG ATGCACTACAACAAAAAGCTGAGGCACTATCACTTGAGGCACAAGCTAAACTTGACAAGAAAGCTGCCGACTTGGAAGCAAAAGCTGATGTCAAAGCGGAGGCCGacttgaagaagaaaaag GCTGCCAAG ATTACAATCAAAAGAATCGAACGTAATAAGCGCAAGCATGTCACCTCTATCCATGGTTTGGAAGCCTTTGGTCAGCAATCCTTTATTCACTTTGCACCCATCTTCCTGCTGGAAACACCATCATGTATCGGATTCGCCATTAACATGGCGATCGGAG ATGTCGATCTCAAAAAGGCAGCAAAATTATTTGCACAAAAGTTCGCCACGGGTTCATCAGTTACAAAAAATCCGCAAGGCCAAGATGAGATTGTAGTACAAGGCGATGTCACTGATGACATTGTGGAAATGATAGAAAATCAAGTGGGGGTTCTAAAGGGAGTGCCCGAGGACAATGTAGTCTGCATCGaggagaagaaaaagaagtcCGCCGAGTAG
- a CDS encoding C2H2 zinc finger, whose translation MSSIRALLNVPSSSHSGNDHDLPSLTSLSTALLNYSSSADYPARYSDSSPSYSPPHSRESNSPPIASQAYYSSYSSSSSSYLPTPASSVRNLPLSSSTSSANGSPSYSADNSFSYPSPRSETATIGPSYLAQVTDSLSYPYSMSRVAPMMSQPPSPALPVSAPIQQQTPPQPQQAWGSMPPPPAPMQADDKELAKHDISSAPASPGSSAAAQAPAAPATAAQKAKKKHVCQTCSRPFSTSGHLARHTRVHTGERNHKCPFPGCETRCSRQDNLQQHYRIHLSPKSRRTSNSAATRAAIARAIESAVHDDITNSGVHASHPPAHPHPYPSYPPPHPHYAPTAPPYGAYPQYPPNGSAVHPGQPQFVPAPGQPHPMHYPYPPPMGYPYPPPGPGQLPVHPQGPPQAPPHIASHNGHPPHDLPVVLRDPTQSGQQTPMGAPGQSAAPSRAASTSGSNSPVQQSPRNSQAAPLPAANALGLQNGVAPAPASVKPGQWNVDQHGQPLGPDGRPHYANGAYAYPSPYPSEAGGGQPLPNTMPPSNQRSRPGAGMPSPQSPGRAMNGNASGPPTPSAYAPQQVIQLEPTAPGQQGDGRSPRPTLPPIAYRSPQVTTNQYPGAPNVPQQGGQVPVSNTRGRAA comes from the exons ATGTCCAGTATCCGTGCCTTGCTCAACGTCCCATCCTCCTCGCATTCCGGTAACGACCACGATCTACCGTCGTTGACCTCACTCTCCACCGCTCTCCTCAACTACTCATCCAGTGCCGACTACCCCGCACGCTACTCGGACTCTTCTCCATCTTACTCTCCGCCTCATTCGCGCGAGTCTAACTCTCCTCCTATTGCCAGTCAAGCCTACTACAGCTCTTACTCATCTTCGAGCTCCTCTTATTTACCTACTCCCGCCTCGTCTGTTCGCAACCTTCCCTTGTCTTCATCGACGTCATCTGCGAACGGCTCCCCCTCCTACTCGGCCGATAACTCGTTTTCGTATCCATCTCCTCGCTCCGAGACCGCGACCATCGGGCCTTCCTATCTCGCTCAGGTTACCGATTCCTTGTCTTATCCATACTCGATGTCTCGTGTAGCTCCGATGATGTCTCAACCTCCCTCTCCGGCCCTGCCTGTCTCGGCCCCAATTCAGCAACAGACTCCACCCCAGCCTCAGCAAGCTTGGGGTTCAATGCCCCCTCCTCCTGCCCCTATGCAGGCCGATGACAAGGAGTTGGCCAAG CATGATATTTCATCCGCTCCTGCTTCCCCCGGTAGCTCTGCGGCTGCACAAGCACCAGCTGCTCCTGCGACGGCAGCCCAAAAGGCCAAGAAGAAGCACGTCTGCCAAACGTGCTCCCGGCCATTCTCCACCAGTGGCCATCTCGCTAGGCACACTCG TGTGCATACCGGTGAGAGGAATCACAAGTGTCCTTTCCCAGGATGTGAAACTCGTTGCTCGAGGCAAGACAATTTGCAGCAACA TTATCGCATCCACCTGTCACCCAAGTCCCGGAGAACTTCCAACTCGGCGGCAACTCGTGCTGCAATTGCTCGCGCCATCGAGAGTGCAGTCCACGATGACATTACCAACTCGGGTGTTCATGCTTCTCACCCTCCAGCGCATCCTCACCCGTATCCGTCGTACCCGCCTCCTCATCCCCACTATGCGCCAACTGCTCCTCCCTATGGAGCCTACCCTCAGTACCCACCCAACGGTTCTGCAGTTCACCCCGGTCAACCACAGTTTGTCCCGGCGCCTGGTCAGCCTCATCCTATGCACTATCCTTATCCTCCTCCTATGGGTTATCCCTACCCTCCACCGGGCCCTGGTCAACTCCCCGTTCACCCACAAGGCCCGCCTCAGGCTCCTCCTCATATTGCGTCCCACAACGGACACCCTCCTCA CGACCTCCCGGTGGTGCTCCGGGATCCTACTCAGTCGGGTCAACAAACGCCCATGGGCGCTCCCGGCCAATCGGCCGCACCGAGCCGCGCGGCAAGCACCTCGGGAAGCAATAGCCCCGTGCAGCAATCGCCTCGCAATTCCCAGGCTGCTCCCCTTCCTGCCGCCAATGCTCTCGGCCTCCAAAACGGTGTCGCTCCTGCTCCCGCGTCTGTAAAGCCTGGCCAGTGGAACGTCGACCAGCACGGTCAGCCTCTTGGACCTGATGGGCGACCCCATTATGCGAACGGTGCTTATGCCTACCCCAGTCCCTATCCAAGCGAGGCTGGCGGCGGCCAGCCCTTGCCTAACACCATGCCTCCTTCCAACCAGCGATCCAGACCCGGTGCCGGTATGCCCAGCCCCCAGAGCCCCGGCCGTGCGATGAACGGCAATGCCTCGGGCCCGCCAACTCCCAGCGCCTATGCTCCTCAACAAGTGATTCAGCTCGAGCCGACAGCTCCTGGCCAACAGGGTGATGGCAGAAGCCCTCGCCCGACTTTACCGCCTATTGCCTACCGTAGCCCACAGGTGACGACCAACCAGTATCCTGGTGCACCCAACGTCCCGCAACAAGGCGGCCAGGTCCCAGTGAGCAACACCCGCGGTCGGGCGGCCTAG